CTAGCTCACCAGATGCAGCTGCCTTGTTACGAGCAGTTGCCCGCAACCTTTTACGTTTCGTGGATTCTGGGAGTGATGTGGTTCCATTATTATGGTTATCTTTTGCCTTAAAGTTGCTTCCGTGCTCCTTAGTTCTTGTTTTGGGCGTATATAATCCGTAATTCGGAGCTCCAAGTAACAGCGCTTTCTCCTTAGTTTCTTGTGCATCGAGGTCGCCATCAGCAACAAAGGACGGTTCCAGTTTGGCCATTGATGACGCTTGGAAATTTGGCTTGGTAGACTTCGTTCGGTTAGCAGCTTCAACCAAACAATTCAAGGGTGTCCAGAGATCAGCTTTTCCTTCTACTGCTTCAACGTTGTTTTCCAGATCCTCGTGTCTTAGACCGTTCGAAGGCTCAGCCATAGATGAGTCCTGCAACGATTTCATACTTTCATACATCTATGAATGTGGGAATTTTTCCGATATTTTAACGATGTGCGTAAAATCCCCCTACCTGCCTTCTGTGTCGAACAGTCTTATTCAAATAATCAGAAGAGCTCGAACTTGCTGAATGATCTTCTCCagaatcttcttctttctttagcGGTTCCTCAATGCCAAAACTACATCCACGTAACGCAGCACCCTTTCTTGCAACGTTCTTGGATCTTCTTCCAGTCAACCCGCCACTCTGCATCGGCACTTTGGGAGTGTTTACCACCAATGATGATAGCGATCTCTCCTTCCTTTTTATGGGCAATGAAGCCAAGGGCGAAACTTCAGGTGCACTAATCTTCCTCCGCTTAAGAGGAAATATTTTCGCTCTTATATCTTGCAAATTGTGGTCGGGCCTGCAAAAggtaaaacaaaatctaaattatgCATCGTCTATTCTTTTTCGTCGAATTATTCCAGCACCATAGAAATCTACCTTCAAgcataattaaaaagaagcaaaaaggCGCCATTTTCGGTCAGCCAAAGAAAGTGTATAAATTTTAGCATTATAAAATCCCGTCCAAGGAGACACCAAATCGAAGTCGTTTTTGAAACTCGTTAATCCATATGGATTTTTAAGGCAAGAGAATGGATCAAGACTTTAGTAGTAAGGAATCGGGACCAaggaaacaacaaaataaagtcTTTTCGATAAATTGTGGATCTTAAATGAGTTAATTGACATCTAGAAAGCCATGGTATTATGAGAAGTtgtaagaaagaagaagaagatgaatgtTTTCACGGTTAAGCAAAGTTTGGGTTAAGAGCAACGCCTACTTTGCCAAACACCAcaaggaggctaagccccgaagggggtggacacgaggcagtgtgccagcaaggacgctgggttccgaaggggggtggattggggggtcccacgtcAATGGgggaagggaacgagtgtcagcgtcACACTGGGTACCAaacacatcgattggggaggagaatgaagcattctttataagggtgtggaaacctctccctagtagacacgttttaaaaaccttgagacgaaacccgaaagggaaagcccaaagaggacaatatcggctagcggtgggcttgggctgttacagcaACATTCTTTGTAACATAGAAGAGCATGAAAGCATAAAGCTCgataaattttttaggaaCTTACGACAGTTCTTTCGCTATATGCTCAAGAGAGTCAAGTTACGCAATTCAAGGGAAACtacgaaaataaaataacaaacctTAGTTTTTCCACAGGAAGACAGCCCAGATCAATGTTGCATACAGGACAACAATCAACCTCCTCGTCTGAGAGTTTCTCGTATATGCACTTCCTGCAAACTGTGTGCAACCAGAACTTAAATGTATTAGACAGCTAGCATTCGTTGTCGCCGATGAATGAGTTGTAGTAAGTTGGGGGGCGTTCGTTAGATAAATTCACACAAGTTACGAACAAATGCAAGTATCAATAAGCACAAGGGACCATTCACAGTTCGcagatataaaaatacttatcATAACGGGTAAACAAGCTCTTTAAGGACATGTTTGATGAAGTTTTTTGTTTCGGTTTTCggttttcataaattatgttttttttttttttttaaaacgcatctactagggagaggtttccacacccttatgaagaatgtttctttctcctccccaaccgaggtgAAATCTCACACTTCCCAAATGGGGTCTATACTTCTCAAAACTGAAAAGTCCTAAGAAAAACACAGGGAAGTCCGACCATCCCATTTGTAGCAGACAGCTCCAGTAGCCAGAGAAACCAATTCAATGCAATAACATCGTACAGCATGTCAATACACAAAGCACAGAACACGATCGTCCAAAAACAAACGCCTTATAGAAACATGCGACCGTTTTAGATAGTTTTCGAGAATCCCAAACATATTAGATATTCACATAGAGTTCTCAATCTCTTGATGTTTCAGATAAGCAAACACAGAGACCAGAAATCGAGATACAAAGATCAACAACAGAGATTATAACATGCATAGAACCTTTGATCTAAATAGTTCATATCTGTAGAAGATTAGGTATCTCTTCAAAATGCACTGTCAATTTACTTGAGTAGAATGCATATGAAGTGGAATCACAATTCAGTGAACTTGGAACTATGAATcagttcaaattttgaatctttgtaATGTAAACAAGTGATCAGTAAACTGTTCTAAGAAGACAGGAAAAAGAGAATTGGGGAAGAGAAGATGAACTATAAACACAGAAATTGATCCAAATGTCATGAAAAGAGAATCAAAACCAGAAGGAGAAAGAGTTTTTTACCACATCAAACAGCTAAAAGGCAACAGAAGGAGAGAAATTGGCAGCAACCCAGATGATAAAACAGCTAAAAGTGAAGAACCCAAGAAGGGGAAACACATgcagaacaaaaagaaacaaaagagacACAAATGGAAGGAAAGAATGGCTAAAAGAGCcattgaggaaaaagaagaacttaCACGTGTGAAGGCAAAGAGATATGGTAGTAGCCTCCTTCAAGAGCTTCTTACAAAGAGGGCACGTCATGCATGCTTCAAGCGTTTCCCTCTTCACTCTCACCACCTGACCCGCCATAGCCACACCCCTTTTTCTCTACACCCTTTCTCTAAACCACATTGAACAAAACACAATCTATCGCAAATCCACGCAGAATCAGGCGCAGATTTTGAAGGGCAACGTTTTGATTGACTTAAACGTCTAGAAACTACGGATCTGAGGGCGAATGCGAGAGAAAAGGGATTTTTGGGGAAATTCAGAGATGGGTTATGGTCCGAATGGGAAAAAATTACGTGGGGTTCGATTCTTGGTTTGATTTTGGACACGAAAGGTACAGGGGAAGGGGAAGGTTTGAGGTTTCGATGAAATAGCATGGTCTTAAGGAAATTATagatgtgtatatatatatagagcgatatagatatagatatacgCAGAAAAGGGGAGCGGGGGCGGGCAGTATCTGGCAGATTTGTGCATTGTTTTGAGGAAAAACGTGAGTTGGTGATCGAGTTGGAGAGTGAGTTGGGGTTCGAGTTTGGTAATTTGGTAgggaaaatgaataaattgcTCTGCCCACGTTATCCAACCAACCCtattcataaatttcataattgtaTTCATTTGTTATTCTCGATCCATCGATTCAACGTATACTTTCGAAACgtctattttatctttaaaactaatttccttttttgtgaCTACGagcaaaattttgttttgctaTACATACTTAATAGTAAATACCTCAAATAAATCTAACGAGTAACTAATAATCCtgttataaagaaaaaagtagcTATCGTGTCCTGTTCTGATGAAGCATAGAGTCGTACGGTTTCATCGACTAATAAGGTTATCAAATGAATTGTAATGACAGTTGAAATGACCGAAAAAGATATATGAGTTAATATATGCTCTaaagttgaaaatatcataaaaaaaatttaaaaaggtccctcaattcaattatttgaattaatatcgGGGATGTGAATTA
The nucleotide sequence above comes from Cucurbita pepo subsp. pepo cultivar mu-cu-16 chromosome LG11, ASM280686v2, whole genome shotgun sequence. Encoded proteins:
- the LOC111804982 gene encoding E3 ubiquitin protein ligase DRIP2-like isoform X1 is translated as MAGQVVRVKRETLEACMTCPLCKKLLKEATTISLCLHTFCRKCIYEKLSDEEVDCCPVCNIDLGCLPVEKLRPDHNLQDIRAKIFPLKRRKISAPEVSPLASLPIKRKERSLSSLVVNTPKVPMQSGGLTGRRSKNVARKGAALRGCSFGIEEPLKKEEDSGEDHSASSSSSDYLNKTVRHRRQDSSMAEPSNGLRHEDLENNVEAVEGKADLWTPLNCLVEAANRTKSTKPNFQASSMAKLEPSFVADGDLDAQETKEKALLLGAPNYGLYTPKTRTKEHGSNFKAKDNHNNGTTSLPESTKRKRLRATARNKAAASGELGSQAQVVLDASAAKCRRNNPIWFTLIASDDSFRKGGFPLPQISTSYLRIKDGKMPVSSIQKYLVKKLDLKSEAEVEILCRGQPVLPTQQLQNLVDLWFRTASTAKKIPASVGSSAKDFVMVLSYCRKVQTP
- the LOC111804982 gene encoding E3 ubiquitin protein ligase DRIP2-like isoform X2, translated to MAGQVVRVKRETLEACMTCPLCKKLLKEATTISLCLHTFCRKCIYEKLSDEEVDCCPVCNIDLGCLPVEKLRPDHNLQDIRAKIFPLKRRKISAPEVSPLASLPIKRKERSLSSLVVNTPKVPMQSGGLTGRRSKNVARKGAALRGCSFGIEEPLKKEEDSGEDHSASSSSSDYLNKTVRHRRQDSSMAEPSNGLRHEDLENNVEAVEGKADLWTPLNCLVEAANRTKSTKPNFQASSMAKLEPSFVADGDLDAQETKEKALLLGAPNYGLYTPKTRTKEHGSNFKAKDNHNNGTTSLPESTKRKRLRATARNKAAASGELGSQAQVVLDASAAKCRRNNPIWFTLIASDDRKGGFPLPQISTSYLRIKDGKMPVSSIQKYLVKKLDLKSEAEVEILCRGQPVLPTQQLQNLVDLWFRTASTAKKIPASVGSSAKDFVMVLSYCRKVQTP